A single window of Colletotrichum destructivum chromosome 9, complete sequence DNA harbors:
- a CDS encoding Putative P-loop containing nucleoside triphosphate hydrolase, dynamin, which translates to MQRSTKQRKRVVIKNEPNDDQGAVRHTPAAGVKVSPNKLASNMNISLTAFGELYDVDDTAILERAVESGLQLAREISPVIDHLASLNTSSTARKDDVVRWQEAIEQIFSLARPTQTRIGVVGVTGAGKSSLVNSLVGEEKLLPTSCSRACTAWVTEVSYNYIDDATASYRAEIEYMTAEAWLGEVEALLQDIKDDISSGSSDHLDGNSDAGMAFSRLTAVYPGLTLETILSSDKSALNDNAEVQMVLGRTINLNDVSSKGLLDQMQAYMGRNSKEDVAKDMNPWPLIKAVRVFTKAPALSTGAVIVDLPGLHDSNAARAAVSTNYMKDCSGIWVVAPIIRAVDDKSAKELMGESFRRGMVFDGTWTAISFVASKTDDINVEEAAGELGCATDIDQDFARINTLTTETTALETELGVLKKQNNKDRDSLDDLRDEVDEWETAMGDIQEGESIHAATANLGKRKRADSDKSGMSSLMEAAIASYEESQVDQHLQDLKARAQDLRKRVKIDLETIKEKEQNLELKRQAKTSLLEGIKKSCIKKRNQVSSQRIKQDFADGIREVDEATSPDQNDVFYIPDKPPRDYEKVRDGLHVFCISSRAYQKLNGMMQNVDFDTGGYGNSDDTGIPSLQTHAQKLTESHRNSRCREILVKLQTLLASIACWITGLDIKRAGLDSSSIKTHLRRESVKFLNVGSVRLRIEMLSFTDLLLQNLTESLDACSEKLTKMLQINIYSKTNALAIAAELEATPYADRWFESQDDGGLGLVSHRTFKAVCRKKGVHAPRGRVAVDLHADLARPIYDGLMGDWEKVFTLKIPFLLQEFLSEFTQHQKNFHQVFVERYERSHHLAKALDSLNNHNHGSREGLSNLVVEIKNITAKYRGDAHQAVIQSIANGMEALYNRCLGIRGAGCKLRIQRAAEDHIETIKGTIFHDAVAKMQMELEDMEKFIGNKLATEVKFLLEKTRSVYSGILLGSQRGKLSPAELKLKDDLYVILQSVNSRFRRTN; encoded by the exons ATGCAGCGGTCTACGAAGCAGAGAAAGCGGGTCGTTATCAAAAACGAGCCTAATGACGACCAAGGGGCTGTTCGCCATACACCTGCTGCAGGTGTCAAAGTTTCTCCAAACAAGCTAGCCTCAAACATGAACATCAGCTTGACAGCTTTCGGAGAGCTGTACGACGTGGATGACACTGCAATTCTGGAGCGAGCAGTTGAGTCAGGGTTGCAGCTGGCCCGTGAGATATCCCCCGTGATCGATCACCTTGCCTCGTTGAACACATCCTCGACTGCCAGGAAAGACGATGTTGTTCGGTGGCAGGAAGCCATTGAGCAGATCTTTTCGCTGGCGAGGCCAACTCAGACTCGGAttggcgttgttggcgtCACAGGAGCAGGTAAAAGCTCACTGGTAAACTCTCTCGTGGGCGAAGAGAA ATTGTTGccaaccagctgcagccgaGCTTGCACTGCCTGGGTCACCGAGGTCTCCTATAACTACATCGACGACGCGACTGCAAGCTACAGAGCAGAGATTGAATACATGACGGCAGAGGCTTGGCTTGGTGAGGTGGAAGCCTTGCTCCAGGACATCAAGGATGACATCAGTTCAGGCTCCTCCGATCATTTGGATGGCAATAGCGACGCGGGCATGGCGTTCTCGAGACTCACGGCTGTCTATCCCGGTCTCACATTGGAAACAATCTTGTCCAGCGACAAGAGTGCCTTGAATGACAACGCCGAAGTCCAAATGGTCTTGGGCAGGACAATTAATCTCAACGACGTCTCCTCCAAAGGTCTTTTGGACCAGATGCAGGCGTACATGGGTAGGAATTCCAAGGAAGATGTGGCAAAAGATATGAACCCTTGGCCTCTGATCAAGGCTGTCCGAGTCTTCACCAAAGCTCCCGCACTTTCGACAGGTGCCGTCATTGTCGATTTG CCCGGACTTCACGATTCGAACGCCGCCCGAGCAGCAGTGTCAACGAACTACATGAAGGATTGCTCTGGCATCTGGGTCGTTGCCCCTATTATCAGGGCCGTCGATGACAAATCCGCAAAGGAGTTGATGGGCGAGTCGTTCAGACGAGGGATGGTTTTCGACGGCACGTGGACAGCTATAAGCTTCGTTGCCTCAAAGACAGACGACATCAACGTCGAAGAAGCCGCTGGCGAGCTAGGCTGTGCCACTGACATCGACCAGGACTTTGCGAGAATCAATACTCTCACCACCGAAACTACCGCCTTGGAAACCGAGTTGGGGGTATTGAAGAAACAGAACAACAAAGATAGGGACTCGCTTGATGATTTGCGCGACGAGGTAGACGAGTGGGAGACTGCCATGGGTGACATTCAAGAAGGCGAGTCCATCcatgcggcgacggccaaTCTCGGCAAGAGAAAGCGAGCCGACAGCGATAAGAGTGGCATGAGCTCTCTCATGGAGGCCGCAATAGCTTCTTACGAGGAGAGCCAAGTGGATCAGCACCTACAAGATCTGAAAGCCCGAGCACAAGACCTACGCAAGCGGGTCAAAATCGACTTAGAAACCAtcaaagaaaaagaacagAACCTTGAGCTGAAGAGGCAGGCAAAGACGTCGCTGCTGGAGGGCATCAAGAAATCCTGCATCAAAAAGCGGAACCAAGTGTCTTCTCAAAGAATTAAACAAGACTTCGCGGATGGCATCAGAGA ggtcgacgaggcgacCTCACCTGACCAGAATGATGTTTTCTACATCCCGGACAAGCCTCCACGCGATTACGAGAAGGTAAGAGACGGTCTTCATGTGTTTTGCATCAGCAGTCGAGCCTACCAGAAGCTCAACGGCATGATGCAGAACGTGGACTTCGACACCGGCGGCTACGGGAACTCGGATGACACAGGCATACCCAGTTTACAAACTCATGCGCAGAAACTCACCGAGTCCCACAGAAATTCTCGTTGCCGAGAGATTTTGGTCAAGCTTCAAACCCTTCTTGCGTCCATCGCGTGCTGGATAACAGGTCTCGACATCAAGCGAGCAGGTCTCGACTCCAGCTCAATCAAGACACATCTCAGAAGAGAGTCTGTCAAGTTTCTCAATGTGGGTTCAGTGAGACTAAGGATAGAGATGCTTTCATTTACTGACCTGCTTCTACAGAATTTAACCGAGTCTCTAGATGCCTGCTCTGAGAAGCTAACCAAAATGCTTCAGATCAACATTTATAGCAAGACCAATGCCTTGGCTATCGCCGCGGAGTTGGAGGCAACTCCGTATGCTGACCGCTGGTTTGAGTCacaagatgatggtggtctTGGACTTGTATCACATCGGACGTTCAAAGCCGTATGCAGAAAGAAGGGAGTGCATGCCCCTCGCGGTCGCGTTGCAGTCGATCTTCACGCAGACCTCGCGAGGCCCATTTACGACGGGCTTATGGGTGATTGGGAAAAAGTCTTTACGCTCAAGATCCCGTTTCTCTTGCAGGAGTTCTTGAGCGAGTTCACTCAGCACCAGAAAAACTTTCACCAAGTCTTCGTCGAAAGGTACGAGAGGAGTCACCATTTGGCCAAGGCTCTAGACTCGctcaacaaccacaaccatGGATCAAGGGAGGGGCTTTCGAATCTCGTGGTGGAAATCAAGAACATTACCGCTAAATACAGGGGTGATGCTCACCAAGCAGTAATCCAATCCATTGCGAACGGCATGGAAGCCCTTTACAATCGATGTCTGGGCATACGAG GCGCTGGCTGCAAATTGAGAATCCAACGCGCGGCTGAAGACCACATAGAAACCATCAAGGGGACAATTTTCCATGATGCAGTCGCAAAAATGCAGATGGAGCTTGAGGACATGGAGAAGTTTATCGGAAACAAGCTCGCGACCGAGGTCAAATTTTTGCTTGAGAAGACCCGCTCGGTATACTCGGGgatcctcctcggcagccaGAGGGGCAAACTGTCGCCTGCGGAGCTCAAGCTGAAGGATGACTTATACGTCATCCTTCAGAGCGTCAACTCTCGGTTCAGACGCACGAACTGA
- a CDS encoding Putative F-box-like domain superfamily protein: MFGPTMTTPTTPTTPPDQHLPHSSQFSAALFSSLPPEIKLEILSHCQQNDLICLSLSSHYFRNLTSPLIPSKPSLLSCDQNVPQEALTCSCGNNRVSEVVHNVHAHRRKRHSYIVKRADHGDGLGGNSNNNNYNNNYNICMEGWPCRAYPPQHEMCRRPWCKHCACISCPLYTRLRGWMGQDRRYCSVCRTFTKRAWTKKYNGRCLHGRPKVRKSSNNHWTAKKGQSYGYRWWRRWGTSGVDCGGYGKDYVEGDPLSLQKRRNPRVV; this comes from the exons ATGTTCGGCCCAACAAtgacaacaccaacaacaccaacaacaccaccagaCCAGCATCTGCCGCATTCCTCACAGTTCTCGGCCGCTCTGTTTTCGAGTCTACCGCCTGAAATCAAACTGGAGATCCTATCCCACTGCCAGCAAAACGATCTCATCTGCCTCTCCCTATCATCCCATTACTTCCGCAACCTCACCTCCCCTTTGATTCCGAGCAAACCCAGCCTACTCTCGTGCGACCAGAACGTGCCCCAAGAGGCCTTGACATGTTCCTGCGGCAACAACCGCGTCTCCGAGGTGGTGCACAACGTGCATGCCCATCGCCGGAAGCGACATAGCTACATCGTCAAGCGGGCAGATCATGGCGATGGCTTGGGgggcaacagcaacaacaacaactacaacaacaactacaACATCTGCATGGAAGGGTGGCCTTGCCGAGCATACCCACCCCAGCACGAGATGTGCCGACGCCCGTGGTGCAAACACTGCGCGTGCATCTCTTGCCCACTGTACACGAGGCTCCGCGGGTGGATGGGCCAGGACCGGAGATATTGCTCCGTTTGCCGCACGTTTACGAAGCGGGCGTGGACGAAAAAGTACAACGGACGGT GTTTGCACGGCCGTCCAAAAGTGCGTAAGTCATCAAACAACCACTGGACAGCCAAGAAGGGCCAGTCGTACGGCTACCGATGGTGGCGACGATGGGGAACCTCGGGCGTTGATTGCGGCGGGTACGGGAAAGACTATGTAGAGGGAGATCCGCTGAGTCTTCAGAAAAGGAGGAACCCGAGAGTTGTATAA
- a CDS encoding Putative Methyltransferase domain-containing protein, with product MLNLPESYDDVEKYTDDLLEFINTPLVRQITGGIHVNDALIHNAWEALPPEWTAWWNSLPDHRLAQQDLIDSIEEPTNTVSTTGEHSDGGLSQLLQGRPASLTKWLKTLQSLSLPRAQRPGLSVTLPDVLTSRMNTKKKAEVSTAVAYIRSVCEANNITHVIDMGSGQGYLSVSLAFLFPDLRVLAIDGSESQLAASSAAAAGLGIPEGRIRHLRRYVDGTPPLAAEMAAWAGGNRCMLVGLHACGNLSEHMLKYFTTASFITHLGAIGCCYNHIVPRSASCPDGFPISAKMRDGGLVLSATALMTGCQAPNNWDRADLTKEESVYSKRRFYRALLEKVFFDKGIRLDTESRPVWGARKGDTASFVQFARRAVGVLGVDGSGIPDGELALYESRYRDYSSRIAILWMLSVLCCKAAESVIALDRWWFLVENGGHNVDVLPVFDYTISPRNLMIVASRDIT from the coding sequence ATGCTGAATCTCCCAGAGTCGTACGATGACGTGGAAAAATACACTGACGACCTGCTGGAGTTCATCAACACGCCTCTGGTCCGCCAGATCACGGGCGGAATCCACGTCAACGACGCCCTGATTCACAACGCATGGGAGGCTTTGCCCCCGGAGTGGACGGCCTGGTGGAATTCGCTGCCGGATCACCGCCTGGCCCAACAGGACTTGATTGACAGCATTGAAGAACCGACCAACACGGTTTCCACAACAGGCGAGCACAGCGATGGCGGACTATCCCAGCTTTtacaaggccggccggcgtcTCTTACTAAATGGTTAAAGACCCTCCAATCGCTCTCGCTCCCCCGTGCCCAACGCCCAGGCCTGAGCGTCACGCTGCCAGACGTCCTGACGAGCCGCATGAACACCAAGAAAAAGGCCGAGGTCTCCACCGCCGTTGCGTACATCCGGAGCGTCTGCGAGGCCAACAACATCACACACGTCATCGACATGGGATCCGGACAGGGCTACCTCTCCGTGTCTCTCGCCTTTCTCTTCCCGGACCTCCGCGTgctcgccatcgacggcagCGAGTCCCAGCTCGCCGCATCGAGTGCGGCGGCCGCTGGTCTCGGCATCCCCGAAGGCCGAATCCGGCATCTGCGGCGCTACGTCGACGGCACACCCCCGCTGGCGGCCGAAATGGCCGCCTGGGCCGGAGGGAACCGGTGCATGCTCGTCGGTCTACACGCCTGCGGGAACCTCTCCGAGCACATGCTGAAGTACTTCACCACCGCGTCCTTCATCACGCACCTGGGCGCCATCGGCTGCTGCTACAACCACATCGTCCCGCGTTCCGCCTCTTGCCCGGACGGGTTCCCCATCAGTGCAAAGATGAGAGACGGGGGACTGGTGCTCAGCGCCACGGCGTTGATGACCGGTTGTCAGGCGCCCAACAACTGGGACAGGGCGGACCTCACCAAGGAGGAGTCTGTCTACTCCAAACGGCGCTTTTACCGGGCCCTCTTGGAAAAGgtcttcttcgacaagggAATCCGGCTTGATACCGAGAGCAGGCCGGTTTGGGGTGCGCGAAAGGGCGACACGGCCAGCTTCGTACAGTTTGCACGTAGGGCGGTGGGGGTTCTCGGTGTTGACGGGAGTGGCATTCCCGACGGCGAGCTTGCGTTGTACGAGAGCCGGTACCGGGATTACAGCAGCAGGATCGCCATTCTGTGGATGCTCAGCGTGCTCTGCtgcaaggccgccgagagcgtCATTGCCCTTGATCGGTGGTGGTTTCTCGTGGAAAATGGCGGGCACAACGTAGACGTTCTTCCGGTTTTTGATTACACCATCTCACCTAGGAACTTGATGATAGTTGCCAGCAGAGATATCACATAG
- a CDS encoding Putative major facilitator superfamily, MFS transporter superfamily: MGSEDTQKEAPVDAPELPQHRQYGDTPDGGLLAWTQVAMGHLVIFNCWGYITSFGFFQQYYVEQLHRTASDISWIGSMQMFLLNFVGFFSGRTVDSGHFRLSLSIGCAFQVAGVFFTAFSTKYWQVFLAQGVCSGLGHGFLFAPIVSILPTYFKKNRAVAVSLATCGASTGGMVFPIIAYFAMPRLGFRWTVIIMGCVITFNAIMILCFTRTRVPARKPRSLFDLRAFTELPFTLFAVGSFFALWGIYFAYFYIGIFGRSVLDFSLTQSLLSIIVMNGVGLFGRVIPALLADRYFGILNTLIPVVGVSGILILGWIGVSSTGGLFGWAVIYGIAANATQSLFPAAVGDLSTDPTRVGTKVGMILAVVGVACFTGPPIGGHLIAINDGNYLFAQIFGGLAMLAGCGTYIVVAFKRPKKVL; encoded by the exons ATGGGGTCAGAAGATACTCAGAAAGAAGCTCCCGTGGACGCTCCCGAACTCCCCCAACATCGTCAATATGGTGACACTCCAGATGGCGGCTTATTGGCATGGACTCAGGTTGCCATGGGCCACCTGGTAATATTCAACTGCTGGGGCTACATAACCTC ATTTGGCTTCTTCCAACAATACTACGTTGAGCAGCTGCACAGGACGGCCTCCGACATATCATGGATCGGGTCGATGCAGATGTTTCTGCTGAActtcgtcggcttcttctccggTCGAACAGTTGACTCGGGACATTTCCGACTATCGCTGAGCATTGGTTGCGCGTTCCaagtcgccggcgtcttcttTACCGCTTTCTCGACCAAGTATTGGCAAGTATTTCTCGCGCAGGGTGTGTGCAGCGGTCTCGGCCACGGCTTCTTGTTCGCGCCCATCGTGTCCATTCTTCCCACCTACTTCAAGAAGAACCGTGCCGTGGCCGTATCGTTGGCGACATGTGGCGCCTCCACGGGCGGCATGGTGTTTCCCATCATCGCCTACTTCGCGATGCCGCGGCTGGGGTTCCGGTGGACCGTCATAATCATGGGCTGCGTCATTACGTTCAACGCAATCATGATTCTCTGCTTCACGAGGACACGCGTTCCCGCCCGCAAGCCTCGGTCGTTGTTCGATCTGCGTGCGTTCACCGAACTGCCCTTCACATTGTTTGCCGTAGGCTCGTTCTTTGCCCTTTGGGGCATTTACTTTGCGTATTTCTAT ATTGGTATTTTCGGTCGCTCGGTATTGGATTTCTCTTTGACACAGTCACTACTTTCCATCATCGTAATGAATGGTGTTGGGCTTTTCGGGCGTGTGATCCCGGCCTTGCTGGCTGACAGGTACTTTGGGATCTTGAACACACTGATCcctgtcgtcggcgtcagtGGCATCCTCATTCTTGGCTGGATAGGGGTTTCTTCCACCGGCGGTCTGTTCGGCTGGGCGGTGATTTACGGAATCGCTGCAAACGCCACTCAGAGCCTCTTCCCGGCTGCTGTCGGTGACCTTAGCACCGATCCGACGAGGGTCGGTACGAAGGTGGGCATGATCCTGGCAGTGGTGGGCGTTGCTTGCTTTACGGGGCCTCCCATTGGGGGACATCTAATCGCAATCAATGACGGTAACTATCTGTTTGCTCAGATTTTTGGGGGTCTTGCTATGTTGGCAGGCTGTGGAACTTACATAGTTGTGGCCTTTAAACGGCCTAAAAAAGTGTTGTAG
- a CDS encoding Putative amidase signature domain-containing protein, which produces MWQKETCASRPKITSIYFQLALQPVMLQRFVVLLALTASCQAASSPLQLTGTTALLGGNPYWVDPNAVGKIPRDIALKTFGNNTSFLGGYRPISVVDAATGNATTESLEQSLARFLAEDDVWSKDFSDVIYSQSTASDGQHERQGISVNQWSHRTVVVGSVSDERGKIPEGPYFLSLDGGLHRVFRLYADSQNAFAESTYADPEGNHAVLPANLPGGGLAIAVPSRLYYKATPKRPLAGVRLGVKDIFDISGIKTGNGNRAWYNLYSPASQTAPAVQALIDAGAVVVGKVKTAQFANGEFSNADWIDYHSPFNPRGDGYQDPNFSSAGAGASVASYEWLDIALGSDTGGSIRGPARVQGLYGLRPSHGAVSLNHTLPLAPEFDTAGLVARDPALLRNASAVLYGVSAYSSSNFPRTLLVEPYPAGLSQETTAALDKVLSGLREFLGIEAITPFNITESWRTSRPPSAPETLDGLLNTTYATLITRRQTKLVRDPFYADYGRLHDGRLPFVNPVPLTRWGYGDSLPEAAVDDALRNITVFKDWFQGEVLPVDNRTCSSSIAAYASPPVIQYRNVYRSPPTVPFGFASSYWSVFGGVPDMVTPIGQTPYNSSITKHVENLPVTINLVAAAGCEHMLLSLVAELAREGLLTSSAVGASSVDGGAILQRI; this is translated from the exons ATGTGGCAGAAGGAGACTTGTGCAAGCCGCCCCAAGATCACTAGCATCTATTTCCAACTCGCCCTCCAACCGGTCATGCTTCAGCGATTTGTTGTCTTGCTGGCTCTGACAGCTTCATGTCAAGCAGCAAGCTCCCCGTTACAGCTGACCGGGACCACCGCTCTCTTGGGTGGCAATCCATACTGGGTCGACCCGAATGCTGTCGGAAAGATCCCAAGAGACATTGCGTTAAAGACGTTTGGGAACAACACGTCCTTTTTGGGAGGATATCGTCCCATTAGTGTGGTTGATGCCGCAACTGGTAATGCAACGACAGAGTCTCTGGAGCAGAGTTTGGCTCGTTTCCTTGCTGAGGATGACGTCTGGAGCAAAGATTTCTCTGATG TCATCTACTCGCAAAGTACAGCCTCCGACGGTCAGCACGAACGCCAGGGTATATCTGTGAACCAATGGAGCCATCGCACGGTGGTTGTCGGTAGCGTCAGCGATGAACGTGGGAAAATCCCGGAAGGGCCTTACTTCCTGTCTCTGGATGGGGGCCTACACCGCGTATTCCGCCTTTACGCCGATTCCCAGAATGCGTTCGCCGAAAGCACTTATGCTGATCCAGAAGGGAATCATGCAGTCCTCCCCGCCAATCTTCCAGGCGGAGGCCTTGCCATCGCGGTTCCTTCACGTCTTTACTACAAGGCAACGCCCAAGAGACCTCTGGCTGGTGTGCGTCTTGGTGTCAAAGACATTTTCGACATATCGGGCATCAAAACTGGGAATGGGAACCGTGCTTGGTACAACCTCTACTCTCCGGCCAGCCAGACAGCACCGGCAGTCCAAGCCCTCATCGATGCGGGTGCCGTCGTAGTTGGAAAGGTGAAAACAGCGCAATTTGCCAACGGCGAGTTCTCTAATGCCGATTGGATCGACTACCATTCCCCTTTCAACCCCAGGGGAGACGGATACCAGGACCCCAACTTCTCGTCCGCGGGCGCTGGGGCAAGCGTCGCATCATACGAGTGGCTGGACATTGCGCTTGGATCGGATACAGGTGGGAGCATCCGCGGTCCCGCCCGGGTGCAGGGTCTCTATGGGCTTAGACCCTCCCACGGGGCTGTATCCCTCAATCACACCTTGCCCCTGGCCCCGGAGTTTGACACGGCCGGTCTTGTTGCCCGAGACCCAGCTCTTCTGCGGAATGCTTCTGCGGTCTTGTACGGCGTATCGGCGTATTCCTCGAGCAACTTCCCCCGCACCCTGCTCGTCGAGCCGTACCCCGCAGGACTGAGTCAGGAGACAACAGCGGCTCTGGACAAGGTTTTGAGCGGGTTGAGAGAGTTCCTTGGAATCGAGGCGATCACGCCTTTCAACATCACCGAGTCGTGGCGCACTTCCCGGCCACCCTCGGCCCCCGAGACCCTTGATGGCCTGCTGAACACGACCTACGCGACTCTCATCACCCGGCGCCAGACCAAGCTCGTTCGAGACCCCTTCTACGCCGACTACGGCCGGTTGCACGACGGGCGACTTCCCTTTGTCAACCCGGTGCCACTGACGCGATGGGGTTATGGGGACAGCCTTCCCGAGGCCGCAGTGGATGATGCCTTGAGGAACATCACCGTGTTCAAGGATTGGTTCCAGGGCGAGGTCCTCCCAGTCGACAACAGGACGTGCTCGTCCTCCATTGCCGCCTATGCCAGCCCGCCGGTAATCCAGTACAGAAATGTGTACCGGAGCCCGCCTACGGTACCATTTGGGTTCGCTAGCTCGTACTGGAGCGTGTTTGGTGGAGTGCCTGACATGGTCACGCCGA TCGGTCAGACTCCATACAACTCTTCCATAACGAAACACGTGGAGAACCTGCCTGTGACCATTAACCTGGtggctgcagctggttgcGAGCACATGCTGTTGAGCCTTGTCGCCGAGCTGGCAAGGGAGGGATTGTTGACGTCTTCAGCGGTGGGGGCAAGCTCCGTAGACGGCGGAGCAATCCTCCAAAGAATATAG
- a CDS encoding Putative isocyanide synthase/Spore wall maturation protein DIT1 → MPVLSEPDIEKILAILRRFSQYEPQAAPQKAPAYEAVAATKLREFDQSDEPITLLLPAFPWKNPNTDKVLGGSPDLGEELGLARLNHLCEELGRIYAHGAHLILVSDGPVYNDLLGIPDTDYFEYGVQLRDLAKREGLSHIKFVRLVDVLDLGNGDAMSRGEHLSMAETCRREMERRFLSSNFSVQGEVRAHPDTALTYQKYLKSAHEDLCWGPEVNPAIKRDATKYETETQWIAERMTQRLLAYEKALEHKFPRVIRLSIHRSTGKNKISVPLIPQPGHEFGLTPWHSALLVTAQGEFRTRPSSELRDPRRYEIVKQNGKPYFVREKHPDFDWPEHVKIHHKYGGRIILENTSGDESKKRPNEELELKLANLALRPGGLEVRGFKV, encoded by the exons ATGCCTGTTCTATCCGAGCCCGATATCGAAAAGATCCTTGCCATTCTACGGCGCTTTTCTCAATACGAGCCACAGGCTGCTCCCCAAAAGGCGCCTGCGTATGAGGCGGTCGCAGCGACCAAGCTGAGGGAGTTTGATCAGTCCGATGAGCCGATAACTCTACTCCTCCCGGCGTTTCCTTGGAAGAACCCCAACACGGACAAGGTGTTGGGTGGAAGCCCCGACTTGGGAGAGGAGCTCGGGCTGGCCAGGCTGAATCATCTTTGCGAAGAGCTAGGGAGGATTTACGCTCACGGGGCACACCTAATCCTGGTCTCTGATGGCCCTGTCTACAACG ATCTTCTCGGTATCCCAGACACAGACTACTTTGAATACGGGGTTCAGCTACGGGACCTAGCGAAGCGAGAGGGCCTCTCACATATCAAATTTGTCCGCCTAGTGGACGTGCTCGACCTTGGCAACGGTGACGCCATGTCCAGGGGCGAGCACCTCTCGATGGCGGAGACCTGTCGACGAGAGATGGAGCGGAGATTCCTGAGTTCGAATTTCAGTGTTCAAGGAGAAGTTCGGGCCCACCCCGACACCGCCCTGACGTACCAGAAGTATCTCAAATCTGCGCACGAAGACCTCTGCTGGGGTCCCGAAGTTAATCCTGCCATCAAACGAGATGCTACCAAATACGAAACCGAGACGCAGTGGATCGCTGAGCGGATGACACAGAGACTTTTG GCGTACGAAAAAGCCCTCGAACACAAGTTCCCGAGGGTGATCAGGCTTTCCATCCATCGATCAACGGGGAAAAACAAGATTTCGGTGCCTTTGATACCTCAACCTGGCCATGAGTTCGGGCTCACCCCTTGGCACTCTGCCCTCTTGGTGACAGCCCAGGGAGAGTTCCGCACAAGACCATCGAGCGAGCTGAGAGACCCGCGAAGGTACGAGATCGTCAAGCAAAACGGAAAACCGTACTTTGTGCGGGAGAAACACCCCGACTTTGACTGGCCGGAGCACGTCAAGATTCATCACAAGTACGGGGGACGAATCATACTGGAGAACACATCCGGGGATGAGAGCAAGAAGCGGCCCAATGAGGAGCTTGAGCTCAAGCTTGCCAACCTCGCACTAAGACCAGGCGGTCTGGAGGTTCGCGGGTTCAAGGTTTAG